Proteins found in one Primulina eburnea isolate SZY01 chromosome 16, ASM2296580v1, whole genome shotgun sequence genomic segment:
- the LOC140815913 gene encoding uncharacterized protein, with the protein MGEADAEPENVMTELQTKELRQQCGESDSEEDPEEDKENGLCEEISEDPENVMNEEPEEAASEVEIYEESDEYPGNTMVEVSEDDPEEEINEENDCDLEDEADGEPEDDPEEEINEENDCDLEDEVHEEPGENLEEEIYEEPEEESEEEIVEDLGYGPEEEMDEEPEEESEEEIVEDQEDDPEEEIDKESDEEQAVENSNLSLLRGGSADVKGLGHKLNDSADGESRNKMVAIKTSGPILSTVTPSELHQSNNVTKHVQHSSRLGKMTLEGCKSQKMIQNEENLKSESNGTFATSEFDGKIGLLSVTVNDDCASRQQEPGTSSRKHRQSRWDLRAEEETPLLAGTGKRRKTRWDNDDSRNFLFQVSSSLELSTNQEVLRLKESLMEINKMLQYKCTCTEETQEKSTKILSQLATRLSCQSPYPFTEKIFVPVGEYPTYKFIGLILGPKGNTQKRMEKETGAKIRLRGKGFGDHSEAEELHVLVEADNQRALNAAKAMVEKLLIPVADENNEHKKAQLTELAKMRGTYKDQNTCQLCKEQGHIQYACPLKDSSFNAACCDTCGGFDHPTSKCKSNEKSNKEVDNSTLYVGYLSQVTDEKRLKELFLPFGKIIKAAVIKDPMTGLSKGYGFVEFDKSTDASAAVTYMNGYKMAGKVLAVRIAGQKPVAAPPPTPVPSVIYGQTGGIYGREPSMFPGAQVSFSTSESSYFPYSSGTVARTVGSTIPPYAATSIIYPRMNNNDVFSREFSCQIPSSFSNSAISHFHGNPDTGSQFKSYITSSQFNPYITNPAMDEFRTFSQITETKDKPNYGQGYRLS; encoded by the exons ATGGGAGAAGCTGATGCTGAACCTGAGAATGTTATGACTGAGCTACAAACCAAGGAGTTGAGACAGCAGTGTGGTGAAAGTGACAGTGAGGAAGACCCTGAAGAAGATAAAGAAAACGGGTTGTGTGAGGAAATTTCTGAAGATCCTGAAAATGTAATGAACGAGGAACCTGAAGAAGCGGCTTCGGAGGTAGAAATATATGAGGAATCTGATGAATATCCTGGAAATACCATGGTTGAGGTGTCTGAAGATGATCCAGAAGAGGAAATAAATGAGGAAAATGATTGTGATCTAGAGGACGAAGCTGATGGTGAACCTGAAGATGATCCAGAAGAGGAAATAAATGAGGAAAATGATTGTGATCTAGAGGACGAAGTACACGAGGAGCCTGGTGAAAATCTAGAGGAAGAAATATATGAAGAACCCGAAGAAGAATCGGAAGAAGAAATAGTTGAGGATCTTGGATATGGTCCAGAAGAAGAAATGGATGAAGAACCTGAAGAAGAATCAGAAGAGGAAATTGTTGAGGATCAAGAAGATGATCCAGAAGAGGAAATAGACAAGGAATCTGATGAAGAGCAAGCGGTGGAAAATTCTAATCTCTCTCTTTTAAGGGGTGGTAGTGCAGATGTTAAGGGTTTGGGGCATAAACTCAATGACAGTGCTGATGGAGAAAGCAGAAATAAAATGGTTGCTATTAAGACGAGTGGACCCATTTTAAGTACTGTCACTCCATCAGAGTTACACCAGAGTAACAATGTAACCAAACATGTTCAGCATTCCTCAAGATTGGGAAAAATGACACTAGAAGGCTGTAAATCACAGAAGATGATTCAGAATGAAGAAAACTTGAAGTCCGAATCAAATGGTACATTTGCTACAAGCGAGTTTGATGGTAAAATAGGACTTCTTAGTGTCACTGTCAATGATGATTGTGCTTCTAGACAGCAGGAGCCTGGTACAAGTTCTAGAAAACACAGGCAGAGTCGGTGGGATCTCAGAGCTGAAGAGGAAACTCCTTTACTAGCTGGGACTGGTAAAAGAAGGAAAACCAGGTGGGATAATGATGATTCTCGAAATTTCTTGTTTCAGGTATCAAGCTCCTTGGAGCTTTCAACGAACCAAGAGGTCTTGAGGTTGAAGGAGAGTTTAATGGAAATAAACAAAATGCTGCAAT ATAAATGCACGTGCACGGAGGAAACTCAAGAAAAGTCAACGAAAATTTTATCTCAGTTAGCTACACGATTATCCTGTCAAAGTCCTTACCCTTTTACAGAGAAAATTTTTGTTCCTGTGGGGGAGTATCCAACCTATAAATTCATAGGTCTTATTCTTGGACCTAAGGGAAATACCCAAAAAAGAATGGAGAAGGAAACTGGAGCAAAGATTCGTCTAAGAGGAAAAGGTTTTGGGGACCATTCTGAGGCTGAAGAATTACATGTCCTCGTGGAAGCTGACAACCAAAGGGCATTGAATGCTGCCAAGGCTATGGTTGAGAAGCTGCTTATTCCGGTGGCCGATGAAAATAATGAACACAAAAAAGCTCAGTTAACAGAGCTTGCAAAAATGAGGGGAACATATAAAGATCAAAACACATGCCAGTTGTGCAAGGAGCAAGGCCACATACAATATGCCTGCCCTCTGAAAGATTCCAGTTTTAATGCTGCTTGTTGCGACACATGCGGAGGTTTTGACCATCCCACATCAAAATGtaaatcaaatgaaaaatcaaaCAAAGAGGTGGACAATTCAACTCTTTATGTGGGCTATCTATCCCAGGTAACTGATGAAAAAAGGTTAAAAGAGCTATTCTTGCCGTTTGGTAAAATCATCAAGGCTGCAGTAATCAAGGATCCAATGACAGGTCTCAGTAAAGGTTACGGATTTGTTGAATTCGACAAGTCCACTGATGCATCTGCAGCTGTCACATACATGAATGGGTACAAAATGGCAGGTAAAGTTTTGGCAGTTAGAATAGCTGGGCAGAAACCTGTTGCAGCTCCCCCACCTACGCCTGTTCCATCTGTTATTTATGGTCAGACTGGTGGCATCTACGGCCGTGAACCATCAATGTTTCCTGGGGCTCAAGTCTCCTTCTCAACCAGCGAAAGTTCATATTTTCCTTATTCTTCTGGTACTGTTGCTAGAACTGTGGGTTCAACCATCCCTCCATATGCCGCGACTAGCATCATTTACCCAAGGATGAATAACAACGATGTCTTTAGTCGTGAATTTTCTTGCCAGATCCCCAGTTCATTTTCCAATTCAGCAATATCCCATTTCCATGGTAATCCAGATACCGGTTCCCAATTCAAGTCATACATCACCAGTTCCCAGTTCAATCCCTACATCACTAATCCAGCCATGGATGAATTTCGAACATTCAGTCAGATTACAGAGACTAAAGATAAACCCAATTATGGGCAAGGTTATCGACTTTCATGA